In Mesoplodon densirostris isolate mMesDen1 chromosome 5, mMesDen1 primary haplotype, whole genome shotgun sequence, a single window of DNA contains:
- the VWA5B2 gene encoding von Willebrand factor A domain-containing protein 5B2 isoform X2: MPGLYCPSSWTPLPLTDSWVRACANGPCLSLRARLTYHNPQPQPVDGVFVYPLAEAEVVSGFEAEAAGRRVSFQLQSRRRSQASCCRAVGPALGASAPRRCAQGHLVLDLAQARSTLVLPTGLIAAAGTMTVTLRSSRELPSRPDGVLRVALPSVLTPLAPPGPLGPPRPPGLCDDRLGLCPTSCFGMGSPEGDGPAWEEPAAPRDVFSGPARCPAPYTFSFEMLVTGPCLLAGLESPSHALRADAPPHASSAATICVTLAEGHHCDRALEILLHPSEPHQPHLMLEAGSLSSAEYEAQVRARRDFQRLQRRDSEGDRQVWFLQRRFHKDILLNPVLVLSFCPDLSSKPGHLGTATRELLFLLDGSSVAHKDAIVLAVKSLPPQTLINLATFGTLVQPLFPESQPCSDEAVQLICESIERLQAAGGPPDVRSALDWALGQPQHRAHPRQLFLLTAASPMAAATHQTLELMRRHRGAARCFSFGLGPACRPLLQGLSALSRGQAYFLRPGERLQPMLVQALRKALEPALSDISVDWFVPDAVEALLTPREIPALYPGDQLLGYCSLFKVDGFRSRPLGGQEPGWQSLGSSVFPSPEEAPSATSPGTEPTGTSEPLGTGTVSAELSSPWAAGDSDRSTDALTDPVTDPGPNPSSDTAIWRRIFQSSYIREQYVLTHCSASPEPGPGSTGSSESPVSQGPGSPEGSAPLDPPSQQGCRSLAWGESAGSHSCPLPPPPPAPVKTGALSAEVLGRRRRAALTGRSLSSPPGRVNSVPGHLRHPSLGVAPDGPGPEPGQLLRQGPDDSGNLLSPAPMDWDMLMEPPFLFTAVPPSGELAPPAIPLPPQPPRCHVVIRALCGEQPMSWEVGVGLEMLWGPRDAGSLPPSPPESGNAWDQALHRLTAASVVRDNEQLALRGRGETRADRGHARRSWLRALQTSKVSSAPSCFTCPVAVDATTREVLPSALQVHSSEPAEPPGTPPASQGHLDAAPLPTAVHSKGLKGGSLAGSWEPDQIGNSSSALGDRAAPIGRPHRLPPEHPSRLSLGRRKARGPDSHRLCSPNMGQASDSNSEGSNHDYLPLVRLQEAPGSFRLDAPFCAAVRISRERLCRASPFAAHRASLSPTSASSPWALLGHGAGQGDSATASCSPSPSSGSEGPGQVDSGRGSDTEASEGAEGPGGAELRGRTWATAVALAWLEHRCAAAFGEWELAAAKADCWLRAQHLPDGLDLANLKAAARGLFLLLRHWDQNLQLHLLCYSPANM; encoded by the exons ATGCCCGGCCTGTACTGCCCCTCCAGCTGGACGCCGCTGCCGCTCACGGACTCCTGGGTTCGGGCCTGCGCCAATGGACCCTGCCTCAGCCTGCGGGCCCGGCTCACCTACCACAACCCACAGCCGCAGCCTGTGGACG GCGTGTTTGTGTACCCGCTGGCCGAGGCCGAAGTGGTTTCGGGCTTCGAGGCGGAGGCCGCCGGACGGCGCGTCTCCTTCCAGCTGCAGAGCCGGCGCCGCTCGCAGGCCTCCTGCTGCCGCGCGGTGGGCCCCGCGCTGGGGGCCTCAGCACCCCGCCGCTGTGCGCAGG GTCATCTTGTCTTGGATCTGGCCCAGGCCCGGTCCACACTGGTGCTGCCCACAGGCCTCATCGCCGCAGCCGGCACCATGACAGTGACCCTGCGCAGCAGCCGGGAGCTGCCCTCCAGGCCTGACGGGGTGCTGCGCGTGGCCCTGCCCTCCGTGCTCACCCCTCTGGCCCCGCCAGGCCCGCTGGGGCCCCCCAGGCCTCCGGGGCTCTGTGACGACAGGTTGGGCCTATG CCCCACCAGCTGCTTCGGAATGGGCAGCCCTGAGGGGGATGGGCCGGCCTGGGAGGAGCCAGCTGCCCCTCGGGACGTGTTCTCAGGCCCTGCCCGTTGCCCAGCCCCGTACACCTTCTCCTTCGAGATGCTGGTGACTGGGCCATGCCTGCTGGCAG GTCTGGAGAGCCCCTCTCATGCTCTGCGGGCAGATGCCCCCCCTCATGCCAGCTCTGCAGCCACCATCTGTGTCACACTGGCAGAGGGCCACCACTGCGACCGGGCCTTGGAGATCCTGCTGCACCCCAGTG AGCCCCACCAGCCACATCTGATGCTGGAGGCCGGCAGCCTGAGCTCAGCAGAATACGAGGCCCAGGTGAGGGCCCGCCGGGATTTCCAGAGGCTGCAGCGAAGGGACAGTGAGGGGGACCGGCAG GTGTGGTTCCTGCAGCGACGCTTCCACAAGGACATCCTGCTGAACCCCGTGCTGGTGCTGAGCTTCTGCCCGGACCTGAGCTCCAAGCCTGGACACCTGGGCACAGCGACTCGGGAGCTCCTCTTCCTGTTGGATGGCAGCAGCGTGGCACACAAG GATGCCATCGTTTTGGCTGTGAAGTCGCTCCCGCCCCAGACACTCATCAACCTGGCCACGTTTGGCACATTGGTGCAGCCCCTTTTCCCAGAGAGCCAGCCTTGCAGTGAC GAAGCTGTGCAGCTGATCTGCGAGAGCATTGAGAGGCTGCAGGCTGCGGGCGGCCCCCCGGACGTGAGGTCTGCGCTGGACTGGGCCCTGGGGCAGCCCCAGCACAGGGCCCACCCTCGGCAGCTGTTCCTGCTCACCGCCGCCTCGCCCATGGCTGCTGCGACCCACCAAACCCTGGAGCTCATGAGGCGGCACAGGGGGGCAGCCAG GTGCTTCTCCTTTGGGCTGGGGCCTGCCTGCCGCCCGCTGCTGCAGGGTCTGTCTGCCCTCAGCAGGGGCCAGGCCTACTTCCTGAGGCCTGGGGAAAGGCTGCAGCCCATG CTGGTGCAGGCCCTGCGGAAGGCACTGGAGCCCGCGTTGAGCGACATCTCTGTGGACTGGTTTGTGCCCGATGCGGTGGAGGCATTGCTGACGCCCCGGGAGATCCCAGCACTCTATCCTGGGGACCAGTTGCTCGGTTACTGCTCGCTCTTCAAGGTGGACGGCTTCCGGTCCCGCCCCCTAGGG GGCCAAGAGCCTGGCTGGCAGAGCTTGGGCAGCTCCGTGTTCCCATCCCCAGAGGAAGCACCATCTGCCACCAGCCCTGGCACTGAGCCCACTGGCACCTCAGAGCCACTGGGAACAGGCACTGTGTCGGCAGAGCTGTCCagcccgtgggctgctggggactcAGATCGGA GTACTGATGCTCTGACAGACCCAGTCACGGACCCTGGACCTAACCCCTCTTCTGACACAGCCATATGGCGCCGCATCTTCCAGTCCTCGTACATCCGGGAGCAGTATGTGCTTACCCACTGCTCTGCCAGCCCAGAGCCAGGCCCAGGCTCCACAGGCAGCAGCGAGTCCCCCGTCTCCCAGGGCCCTGGGTCCCCCGAAGGCAGTGCTCCCCTGGATCCCCCTTCTCAGCAGGGCTGCCGCAGCCTGGCCTGGGGAGAATCTGCTGGCTCCCActcctgccccctgcctccacccccaCCGGCTCCAGTCAAG ACTGGGGCCTTGAGTGCTGAGGTCCTGGGCCGTCGACGCAGAGCAGCTCTAACTGGCCGAAGCCTCTCATCCCCCCCAGGCCGGGTGAACTCAGTCCCTGGCCATCTCCGGCACCCGTCTCTGGGTGTAGCACCAGATGGGCCAGGCCCTGAGCCAGGGCAGCTGCTGAGACAGGGCCCGGATGACTCAG GAAACCTGCTCTCCCCAGCCCCCATGGACTGGGACATGTTGATGGAACCACCCTTCTTGTTCACGGCTGTTCCCCCCAGTGGGGAGTTGGCCCCTCCAGCAATACCACTGCCTCCCCAGCCTCCGCGCTGCCATGTGGTGATCCGGGCCCTGTGCGGGGAGCAGCCTATGAGCTGGGAGGTGGGCGTTGGGCTGGAGATGCTGTGGGGGCCTAGGGATGCTGGCTCACTGCCTCCGTCACCCCCTGAAAGCGGAAATGCTTGGGACCAAGCACTCCATCGACTGACAGCGGCTTCCGTGGTCCGGGACAATGAGCAGCTGGCTCTCCGAGGACGGGGCGAGACCAGGGCTGACCGGG GTCATGCCCGGAGGTCCTGGCTCCGAGCCCTTCAGACAAGCAAGGTCAGCTCTGCCCCCTCCTGCTTCACCTGCCCTGTAGCTGTGGATGCTACCACCAGAGAGGTCCTACCTTCAGCCCTGCAGGTGCACAGCTCAG AGCCAGCCGAACCCCCAGGCACCCCTCCTGCCTCTCAAGGGCATCTAGATGCAGCTCCTCTGCCCACAGCCGTCCACTCTAAAG GACTTAAGGGAGGCTCTCTGGCAGGCAGCTGGGAGCCGGACCAGATTGGCAACTCCAGTTCTGCTTTGGGGGACCGCGCAGCCCCCATCGGACGTCCTCATCGTCTGCCCCCCGAGCATCCCTCTCGGCTCAGCCTGGGCCGTCGGAAGGCCAGAGGCCCAGACAGCCATAGACTCTGCAGCCCCAACATGGGCCAAGCCAGTGACAGCAACAGTGAAGGCAGCAACCATGACTACCTGCCCTTG GTGCGCTTGCAGGAGGCGCCCGGCTCCTTCCGCCTAGACGCGCCCTTCTGCGCAGCAGTGCGCATCTCACGGGAGCGCCTGTGCCGCGCCTCGCCCTTCGCTGCGCATCGCGCCAGCCTCAGCCCCACCTCGGCCTCCTCTCCCTGGGCACTTCTAGGCCATGGTGCTGGCCAGGGTGACAGTGCCACGGCCTCCTGCAGCCCGTCCCCCAGCTCGGGCTCCGAGGGTCCAGGCCAGGTGGACAGTGGCCGGGGCTCAGACACCGAGGCCTCGGAGGGGGCGGAAGGGCCTGGTGGTGCCGAACTGCGGGGCCGGACTTGGGCCACTGCTGTGGCGCTTGCGTGGCTGGAGCACCGCTGTGCCGCGGCCTTCGGTGAGTGGGAACTGGCGGCAGCTAAGGCTGACTGTTGGCTGCGGGCCCAGCACCTGCCCGACGGCCTCGACCTGGCCAACCTCAAGGCCGCAGCCCGGGGTCTCTTCCTGCTGCTGCGCCACTGGGACCAGAACCTGCAGCTGCACCTGCTGTGCTACAGCCCAGCAAACATGTGA